GCGGCGCTTTTGCGCTggtcaaaaatataataaaaagcaaattaaagggcgaaatttaaaaaagaaaagaactgaTTTGAACCCAGAACAAAAGAGAGAGGACCAGGAGTGAAATTATCCCTCCCCCTaccaaaacacgcggatctagcCGCGGTTGGATCGGGTCATCGGGTTTAAGGGCcaatacgacgccgttttggggccACTGAGCAAGACCTCAAACGGCGTCGTTCTGATTCAatataaagcaaaaaaaaaaaaccctaaactaaacaGTTTTCAGCCACTTTGGATGCCATAGCCGCAAGGTTCAAAGATGAGACCTCTCACCTTTCGCCAGACTCCGATTACGGCGGAGTTAGCGGAGGCGCGATCACCAGGTAAGTCTCccccttttctcttttattttatatttcaaaccCTAGAATCCCCATCCAGCTCTGATTTAAACAGAATGGACGAGGATTTTGGTGGCGCACCAGCGAAGGTAAAAACCTCCCTTCTCCTCCTCTTTTATTTCCGTTTGGTgccaaagaagaaaacaaagaatcaaaaaaataataaaaaaaaaagaaacgaagaaaatCACCTCTTtgaacttttgattttttttattgctttctgattctcttttttttttttacaatgttCGTGCCCCCTATACAAATTTTGTGTTTGGCCTTATATAGCccaaaaagaaatacaaaaatccctccttttctatttttctttcttgttacaatttttcattctctttcaattttgttgTACTATTACGCCTCTGCTTGCTGCTTGGTTTCGTTTGCTGTAGGTCGTTGCAGGTGTACGGAGGCCGTACAGTGACGCGTGCGAGGAGCGGCTTGAAGGTGTGGTGGCGCACGCACGAGAGGAGGCCTGGCTCTGCTGCGGCACTGGAGTTTATTGTCTAAGGTTTATTTCTCAGCTAGGCTAAGTTGTTGGGCCTCCAATATTGGGCTAGGGTTAGCTAGTTTGGACTTTAGtaggttttgggtttaatttcTGGTatgtaattaggtaaaaatgatttgggccacgttgggcccaTGTATTTGGACTATGGACTTTTA
The sequence above is a segment of the Gossypium raimondii isolate GPD5lz chromosome 4, ASM2569854v1, whole genome shotgun sequence genome. Coding sequences within it:
- the LOC105778800 gene encoding uncharacterized protein LOC105778800, producing MRPLTFRQTPITAELAEARSPGKSPPFLFYFIFQTLESPSSSDLNRMDEDFGGAPAKVVAGVRRPYSDACEERLEGVVAHAREEAWLCCGTGVYCLRFISQLG